Proteins encoded together in one Oscillospiraceae bacterium window:
- a CDS encoding GNAT family N-acetyltransferase, whose product MLIETERLMLRPFETKDVQDLYSYLHTPSVHCFMDMKLETMEDARNGIAERMNDTTGLYLAIVLKENGKVIGELFAGPESTDPTDSVQDTYSPCWMLNSDYQGKGYAYEAAHAYYDLLFNKMSARRIYT is encoded by the coding sequence ATGCTAATCGAAACCGAAAGACTGATGCTTCGCCCCTTTGAAACGAAGGACGTTCAAGACCTTTACTCATATCTGCATACCCCGTCGGTACATTGTTTTATGGATATGAAGCTTGAAACAATGGAGGACGCCCGAAACGGTATAGCAGAAAGAATGAACGACACGACAGGACTGTATCTCGCAATTGTTCTGAAGGAAAATGGAAAAGTAATCGGCGAACTGTTTGCAGGGCCTGAAAGCACAGACCCAACCGATAGCGTACAAGATACCTATTCTCCATGTTGGATGCTGAACTCGGATTATCAAGGCAAGGGTTATGCTTACGAAGCCGCTCACGCATATTATGATTTGCTGTTCAATAAAATGAGTGCAAGACGAATTTATACTTAA
- a CDS encoding MATE family efflux transporter, with the protein MIQLSDHFTSRKLLRFTFPSIIMMVFISIYGVVDGFFVSNFVGKTPFAAVNFVMPVIMIFGGVGFMFGTGGSALISKTLGERNKEKANKLFSMLIATSVVCGMLIAVLGLLIIRPVLSLLGAEGEMLDNCLLYASIVIPAIPVLFLQYEFQALFVTAEKPKLGLYVTIAAGVTNMALDALFVAVFKWGLAGAAAATAFSQLIGGVLPVIYFLRKNTSLLQLSKPVFDGHALARICANGSSEVMSNISMSLVGMLYNYQLLKYAGENGVAAYGVIMYVNMIFLAVFIGFSIGTAPVISFHFGAQNHNELKDILKKSLTIIAVFSVCMFTAALLLSKPLALLFVGYDTGLMEMTLHAFLIFSFCFLFAGLAIFGSSFFTALNDGLISALISFLRTLVFQTSAIMLLPLIWKLDGIWISTVVAEVMAVAVTVVFLIGKRKKYKY; encoded by the coding sequence CAAGACACCGTTTGCCGCAGTCAATTTCGTCATGCCCGTTATTATGATTTTCGGCGGCGTCGGCTTTATGTTCGGTACAGGCGGAAGCGCGCTGATTTCAAAAACTTTAGGCGAAAGAAATAAGGAAAAAGCAAACAAGCTGTTCTCAATGCTGATTGCTACATCTGTCGTGTGCGGTATGCTGATCGCTGTTCTCGGTCTGCTTATAATCCGTCCGGTTTTATCCCTTCTCGGAGCAGAGGGAGAAATGCTTGACAACTGCCTGTTATACGCAAGCATTGTGATTCCCGCAATACCTGTTCTGTTTTTACAGTACGAATTTCAAGCTCTTTTTGTCACAGCGGAAAAGCCGAAGCTCGGTTTATATGTGACCATAGCGGCAGGTGTGACGAATATGGCGCTTGACGCGTTGTTTGTCGCCGTATTCAAATGGGGACTTGCCGGAGCCGCCGCCGCGACCGCTTTCAGTCAGCTTATCGGCGGAGTTCTGCCTGTGATTTACTTTTTACGTAAAAACACAAGCCTCCTGCAGCTCTCAAAACCCGTCTTTGACGGACACGCGCTTGCACGGATTTGCGCGAACGGCTCGTCTGAGGTTATGAGCAACATATCTATGTCGCTTGTGGGAATGCTGTACAATTATCAACTGCTCAAATACGCCGGAGAAAACGGCGTGGCGGCTTACGGTGTGATAATGTATGTCAATATGATATTTCTCGCCGTGTTCATCGGCTTTTCCATCGGAACGGCTCCGGTTATCAGCTTTCATTTCGGCGCACAGAACCATAACGAGCTAAAAGACATTCTCAAAAAGAGTCTGACGATCATAGCCGTGTTTTCTGTCTGTATGTTTACCGCCGCTCTTTTATTGTCAAAACCGCTCGCGCTTCTGTTTGTCGGTTATGACACCGGGCTGATGGAAATGACACTCCACGCCTTTCTCATATTTTCTTTTTGCTTTTTGTTCGCCGGCCTTGCTATTTTCGGCTCGTCCTTCTTCACAGCACTCAACGACGGCTTGATTTCGGCGCTCATTTCATTTTTGCGGACGCTTGTATTCCAGACCTCCGCGATAATGCTCCTGCCGCTGATATGGAAGCTTGACGGAATCTGGATTTCCACGGTCGTAGCCGAGGTTATGGCGGTAGCGGTAACTGTCGTGTTCTTGATAGGAAAACGCAAAAAATACAAGTATTAA